The DNA sequence GTTTCTTTATGcgtttttctaatattatctaTTGTTTATTTATCGCGTTACCTTATGCACATAACGTAGTGGACATCGATGTATTGATGCTCATATTGTAGCCTTTATTGGTTTAAAACTAAGCTTATCTTATTCAAATGGGCATACAGTTCTCATATGGTGACAATTGATCTCTACAGAATCACTAAATGCTGAAATGCAGGTAAATAATGTTTTGGATCTTGGACTCATAGATTGAATAGGATCTAGCCCTACATGTGCTCTATTCATGAGCTTGACTCTGGAAAGGCTTGTACGTTTTCACGTCGTCGGCGAGCCCTCGCACGGATCCGGCCGCTGCGACGAGCGACACAATCAGGCAAGCCCAGCTGAGGATCTTCAGCCACACCCATCTGCTGGAGTACTTGGGCACTTTGGCCTGCGCAATGTGCATCTCTATGGGGAAGTACACGGTCAGCGGGTAGAACGAGGCTGCTCCGATGAGGCCGAGGAAGTGGTTGAAGAAGGGGAAGATCATTGCAATCACTGCTGTTACTATCACATACACTGATCTCCACACCAATCTGAACACATTGAAGTCATAAACTCCGCATAGAGGAATGCGGACCGAGTAATCTTTGGTGATCGTCTTGCTTTCCGGCCACTTCTGCCTGCAGCGACTCTCCACGAAGCCGAATAAAGGCTGCGCGAACACCTGTTTCGCGAATGGTATGACGAAAAATTGATGAGATGAAATACGATATAGTTTATAGTTTCTTAGGGTTCTTGTTTTTTTCGTGCTACCTGATAAGCTCCGATTAGATGGACGGCAATGCACACGTTTGCGAAGTCGATCAGCCAGAAGGGCTCGTAGAAGCCAAACCCAGTAAGGAAGTTGCCGGGAGCGTTGTTTCCGAAGGCTGCGTAGCCGAGGCAGCCGCAGAGGACGTAGAATAGGGTGGTGGTTGCCACACCTATTAAAGAAGCCTTCTTCATCACCACATTTTCCGGTGGTGGAGATTTCAGCGTGTCCTGTTAAATACAACAAATCCCAATATAAAAGATTTTAGAACCTCTGATTTTGTTAAAATCATAGTAATAGTTCATATAAGAACGTCAGATGAATTATATCAAATGAGATAATGAAGTATAGTTGGGATAACAAAGTGTAAGTGGGAAGACGTTTCTCTTTGAATTAATAGGTTGAAGATTCGAATCACTGTGATGAGTCATGCGGTGGATTTCAAATTTAGGGGACAATAATACatacaataacaataatacaagtactattaatttgcaattttgaaATACATTTTTCAgatataaaattgtattttcacaatgaaaataattgaaaatttcttaaaagaaaaatatgataacTCAAAGTGGTGGGGCTTTCGAAtaccaaataaaacaaaagaagaaagataTGGTCCATTTGGGTATGGAGGTAACGCACACGCTATAAAAGTAGAATATGAAAAACTAGTGAGTGTATGTATccctaatttgattttattccaatctttttaaaatattctatgGTCATTATTCGTTCTTGTGTTTTGGTGCCAGAGATTTCACATGCACAGTGCCAAACCAATTTATAACGCTGGACCATAgatcacattattattattattataagaaattttactctatatttcaaatacagtaattttaaaattaaaataggtTCCGTTACTAAAAGTCAACTATGGAGAAAAAACAGCCTATTAAATAGTGTCCCAGAAACAAATGcgaaaaattgattaaaaataaagacaaattTATATAGGCTGTAAGGTATGGGtgtctttatttattttgagtaaaGACACATGACATTAAATGTggatatatctcaaatttaataGCTATCCCATTACTATAAGTCTTTGTGCTACAACACACAGCCTACACATGACTCGTGTCCCTCTTCTCTGTCCCttattttgtatgtttcactttataatattttttttaactaattaaagttcttcatatgtttgattttatttatataaaataattagattagaTATATTCCAAACTCGATAAGGGAGCCACGTGTCACGTATCAAATGTATGATTcccaaacaaaaagaaatgttaaagaaagaagaaaacatgAGTCACACAAGATTCAGTCATGGGCCGATtgtgttgaatatttttgacTCATAATCCTgtggaaattaattaaaaacatgtGGACTGCCATAGCTTATGCAAAAGCACATGAAATTATGTTGGATTGGTACACCTATCATATCCTTGCCTTTGTCGGCGTGAActgaatcaatattaattatatatataaaaaaattaatcttatggagtagtaattattaaGACTAATTATAGTATGTAACATTATCTATGAATTTAGTTTAGAATCGTATCCACCTAATCAAATGACATTTATAAGATTCAATTCCATCTATTCCATCGTATCAAACTCTACTATTCGAAATTGTTCAAGATTAAACTGatccaaaattattttattggaaaAATGCCCAGACAAATTAATCATACATGACATTGTCTCAATATAAAGTATAGAATCAAATCATATCTCTCCATCAAACTAAATACCACATATCccaaaattgtttaaaattaaagcGACTCGAGATTAATTTTATCGAAAAGAGGCTATAACTAAATTGCATCAACTCAACTGAATGGCATTCATAAAGTTTGATCTTATCTAATCTATCAAATCGAACACTAATCATGCGTGTAGTTGCGTAATTAAATTGGATTGAAATGATaatggaagaaaaaaagacATGCCTGGATTTCAATTAGGACAGTTGAATAAGCATAGGCAAAAGCAATGTCTCCAATGGCTTGAAAGCTATTCCACACCTTTTCTGAGCCGCTTGTGTCCACTCCTACTCTCGTCCCTGTTAGGCTTGTCTCCACATGCCCTCCACCacctatttttcaattttttgaataattaatttcaatcaaataaaatttgaaaacgaTACAATTTTCATAATGCATAAGATTTTGACATAGAGATGTTGATTGCTAAATTTCAAACTCAACCTTTCGGTGCAAATTCACCAATCAAGTAGTTTAGCCAAATTCTGATAAATCACAAAAGGTTTGAAAACGGAATATTAGGTCAtgaagttttatttcggcaaTTGTCTCACACATGGATAAACCGACGTCGTTTGTGGTTTTCTAAACGAcaacatttcattataataagtatttttttttcttttaatgaagAAATGTTGTTTTGAGTTATGCAGatgataaaattgagaaaatttgaaactgcgtgatttaatattctattatCGAATATTGTGAGACCGGcataatttgaccaaattttgtgaatgtATGTGCTcgtgagagagaaagggagaGAGAACCTGCGAGCTTGGCAATGGAGAGGGCGAGGCCGATGGAGGAGTAAGCGAAGGACATGACGGCCGCAACTATAGATAGCCAGGAAAGCTCATGGAAATTGGGTATTTGGCTCAAAATCAGCTGAATTCCAGCAAATATAGCCATGAATGGGTAGTTTGATATTGAGCATTCTGCATTATGTCCTTCCTTATGGAAACAATTTGACCTTTTCACAGCCctaattcacaaaattaacTCATTCAATCATcaaaactaattatttataaaaattataattggaaATATACTCACACCATACTAATCGAAGCAGTAATTGTGTATCCAATGGTGACCCCAACAAGATTCCCATACTGAGCCAGCCCACATAGCTGAACTTTGTAACCACCTacacattatataattaaaataattattaattattttaattcataaattttgattacaATTTAGCCAGTCTCATGATTTTAAAACATACTCCATATTCTCTTCATTCACCGTCCATTTGAGAATGActcgaattttaaaaattacctAAAAGAATTAGTGAAATACATACCTCATTtctattcattatttttatccaGGGGAAACTTCCCCTACTtactaaatatagtaaaaacaaatttgaacATGTAATACTACTTACACacataccaaaatgataaaataaaatttttaatagtgTACTAAGATATTAAAACAtgaaagttttaatttttatcaattgtcttaattatttacaa is a window from the Salvia hispanica cultivar TCC Black 2014 chromosome 1, UniMelb_Shisp_WGS_1.0, whole genome shotgun sequence genome containing:
- the LOC125202227 gene encoding amino acid permease 6-like — encoded protein: MANELQKNSMYIENGEASKNFDDDGRQRRTGTVVTASAHIITAVIGSGVLSLAWAIAQLGWVAGPAVLMAFSFITYLTSTFLADSYRHDGRRNYTYMDVVRSHLGGYKVQLCGLAQYGNLVGVTIGYTITASISMVAVKRSNCFHKEGHNAECSISNYPFMAIFAGIQLILSQIPNFHELSWLSIVAAVMSFAYSSIGLALSIAKLAGGGGHVETSLTGTRVGVDTSGSEKVWNSFQAIGDIAFAYAYSTVLIEIQDTLKSPPPENVVMKKASLIGVATTTLFYVLCGCLGYAAFGNNAPGNFLTGFGFYEPFWLIDFANVCIAVHLIGAYQVFAQPLFGFVESRCRQKWPESKTITKDYSVRIPLCGVYDFNVFRLVWRSVYVIVTAVIAMIFPFFNHFLGLIGAASFYPLTVYFPIEMHIAQAKVPKYSSRWVWLKILSWACLIVSLVAAAGSVRGLADDVKTYKPFQSQAHE